Proteins co-encoded in one Gouania willdenowi chromosome 1, fGouWil2.1, whole genome shotgun sequence genomic window:
- the LOC114463737 gene encoding transcription factor 7-like 1, translating to MEDILCLNDEQLWTELQEFVQLEQVPFYWPEEHRYGAQQNGGQQHQGPTADDWYGASNNEEVRSFTTLLDVEDWPSQNPVPSTIAPIPNVVPQWIDLQTIDLLAITVPAMTFDGIPVHAPGGHTAPAYGVENGNDFVPPVQTAPPVKAPVSQKVKKPRQKKVAEGPYVKKPLNAFMLFLKENRKSAEEELGKRTSAEVNKLLGQRWKSLSAKDKEKFTVGAEMESLLHSVEFPDWTSKTNYGNKRKRSKTKV from the exons ATGGAGGATATTTTATGTCTCAATGATGAGCAGCTGTGGACCGAACTGCAGGAGTTTGTTCAGCTG GAACAAGTTCCTTTTTATTGGCCTGAAGAGCACAGGTACGGGGCCCAACAGAATGGGGGCCAGCAACATCAGGGCCCCACAGCTGATGATTGGTATGGGGCCTCAAACAATGAGGAAGTCAGAAGCTTCACCACCTTGTTGGATGTCGAGGACTGGCCCTCACAAAATCCTGTTCCTTCAACCATTGCCCCCATTCCTAATGTGGTCCCACAATGGATTGACCTCCAAACCATTGACCTCCTGGCTATCACTGTGCCTGCTATGACA TTTGATGGAATCCCAGTGCACGCCCCAGGGGGTCATACAGCCCCCGCTTATGGAGTAGA gaaTGGGAATGACTTTGTGCCCCCAGTGCAGACAGCGCCCCCAGTGAAGGCCCCAGTCTCACA AAAGGTGAAGAAGCCTCGGCAGAAGAAGGTGGCAGAGGGGCCGTACGTCAAAAAGCCCCTCAACGCCTTCATGCTCTTCCTGAAGGAGAACAGGAAGTCTGCGGAGGAGGAGCTGGGCAAGAGGACGAGCGCTGAGGTCAACAAACTTCTCGGTCAACGG TGGAAATCATTGTCTGCAAAGGACAAAGAGAAGTTTACTGTTGGGGCTGAAATGGAATCTTTACTCCACTCCGTTGAGTTCCCCGACTGGACCAGCAAAACCAACTAT GGGAATAAGAGGAAACGAAGTAAAACCAAAGTCTGA
- the LOC114463746 gene encoding protein CutA homolog isoform X1 — MLIGPSLKACVLTLLLSVLMFQLLRTVGLRFFTMASETYLSGTHAAAFVTCPNDTVAKDLARGIVERKLAACVNIIPAITSVYEWQGKIEEDSEVLLMIKTRSSKVSELAEYVRSNHPYEVAEVISLPIDQGNPPYLKWIGDVVPE; from the exons ATGCTCATTGGTCCGTCCCTTAAAGCTTGTGTTTTG ACGCTGCTGCTGAGTGTGTTGATGTTCCAGCTGCTGAGGACTGTAGGTCTGAGGTTCTTCACTATGGCATCAGAGACGTACTTGTCGGGGACGCACGCCGCTGCTTTCGTCACCTGTCCTAACGACACCGTGGCCAAAGACCTGGCTCG TGGGATTGTAGAGAGGAAACTAGCTGCTTGTGTCAACATCATCCCAGCCATCACATCTGT ATATGAGTGGCAGGGGAAGATAGAGGAGGACAGCGAGGTACTGCTG ATGATCAAAACAAGAAGTTCCAAAGTGTCTGAGCTGGCCGAGTATGTCCG TTCCAACCATCCGTATGAAGTAGCTGAGGTCATCAGTCTGCCCATCGACCAGGGAAACCCGCCTTACCTCAAGTGGATCGGAGACGTTGTTcctgaataa
- the LOC114463746 gene encoding protein CutA homolog isoform X2: MFQLLRTVGLRFFTMASETYLSGTHAAAFVTCPNDTVAKDLARGIVERKLAACVNIIPAITSVYEWQGKIEEDSEVLLMIKTRSSKVSELAEYVRSNHPYEVAEVISLPIDQGNPPYLKWIGDVVPE; the protein is encoded by the exons ATGTTCCAGCTGCTGAGGACTGTAGGTCTGAGGTTCTTCACTATGGCATCAGAGACGTACTTGTCGGGGACGCACGCCGCTGCTTTCGTCACCTGTCCTAACGACACCGTGGCCAAAGACCTGGCTCG TGGGATTGTAGAGAGGAAACTAGCTGCTTGTGTCAACATCATCCCAGCCATCACATCTGT ATATGAGTGGCAGGGGAAGATAGAGGAGGACAGCGAGGTACTGCTG ATGATCAAAACAAGAAGTTCCAAAGTGTCTGAGCTGGCCGAGTATGTCCG TTCCAACCATCCGTATGAAGTAGCTGAGGTCATCAGTCTGCCCATCGACCAGGGAAACCCGCCTTACCTCAAGTGGATCGGAGACGTTGTTcctgaataa